GCTTGAATATGTTTGAAATagtttataaataaatatatatatgtacaTATTGTTGAAATAACAGACACCTAAACAAAAGAGATTTTTAGAAAGCCAGTTGTCTTTGGGATACTGCCTTACTAAAATAAGCAAAATACACTGTAGTTAATGAAATGCTTCTTGCCTTAATtccaaaattaatttggCGATTAACAGAATTTGGAACATCCCCTATCACCTCAATATTGCTTGGAATTCTGCTTCGCTAGAAATGAAACATAACATGATACCTAATTCACAGTTTAGAAGATCCGTCGTAAGAAATTCTcgtaaatatatatacatcATTCCAGGTCGAACTTCCaatatcttcattttttgttaaaagaTCATGGtcatattattttcattcttcAATAGCTATGGTTTTTTTCATGTTATTTGCGTAAGTAAACCAAATATAAGCAGTCGTCAAAtattaagaaaacaaaatcttCAGAAACCTTTTTAGTCCCAAACTTTTAGattctttcattctttCCTATGTTAATTTCTAGCTGAGCACTTTCAAGTTCAATCCATGGTTATAACTCTGTAGTCGGCTGTAACTTttgatcaaaaatttttaatactaTACCCTTATCTATAGTCGTTAAagaatttcttaaaaaatatacgAATTCTTTCAACACTTTTTACAATTGaataacaattttttatattcataCTGCAATTTCATATGCAGGTAGCAATGTTACCTAAATTTTGGCTGCTTCTCAATACCATACACAAGTCCCTAATCATTTTAACCTTTCACCAAACTTCTGAAAATGGCCACTACTGTGAAAGATACTATGAATGTTGACATTAATGCTATTAAAAAGGGGTATGATTGCGggaaattgattttgaaagttcTGACTTTGTAGAGAAATTCGTATGGGTACCACCATCACGGCGCTCCGTTATAAAGATGGCGTTATACTTGCTGCAGATTCTCGAACAACTATGGGTGTGTATTGGAATATCAGAACTTTTCGTTCTTTGATTTCTAACGTTGCTAGGTGCATATATTGCAAATCGTGTCACTGATAAGCTGACTCAGCTGACAGACAATATTTGGTGCTGTCGCAGTGGTTCTGCTGCTGATACGCAAACTGTGGCTGATCTTCTAAAATACTATCTTTCCATGTATCGGTAAGTTACCCTTGAATGAACCGAATGACTGTAAATTAAGGCTGCTTTAGCTGGTTTATCCTTTAGAATAAACTATCGACTTACTCTCAAGTCCTTATGTTTACTAGATGATTACTAAAGCCTTTTTgcatgttttatttttcattttattgttgttaaaaaaattatctaaCGATTATGAAGTATTCAATTTGGCCATGACCCTAGTGTTCATACAGCTGCTACTTTAGCTTCTGAAATGTGttatcaaaacaaaaatatgcTTAGTGCAGGTTTAATTGTTGCTGGATATGATGAAAAAACTGGGGGAGATGTTTACAGTATTCCGTTAGGTGGTAGTTTGCATAAGCAACCTTTAGCTATTGGAGGAAGTGGTTCTGCTTTTATTTATGGATTTTGCGATGCTAACTTTCGCGAAAATATGACCCAAGAGGAGGctgttgaatttttaaagaacgCTGTTGCTTTAGCCATGGAACGCGATGGCAGCAGTGGTGGTACCATTCGAATGGtcattttaaataaagatggAATGGAGcgtaaattttttgccaTTGATACTGCTAACCCTATTCCCGTATTTACTCACTAAGTACTTCACgtttccttttattttacgTGACTATACTGATACCCAATGCTTATGCTAGACTTGACCTTATTAATGCCTGTCTCATTATTTGTAGCTTTTGGAGTGCAAGGTCATGAAGAAAAGTTACTTTTCTGGTCAGTGAGATAAGTCTTTGTGATGATTAAAAtagaaagattttttatagtTACAGTTAACTACCGAAGTGTAGTTATATTGTTGATAGTGAAAGAATATTATTGTTATGAGTCCTATGTAATTGTCATAAGAGTAAAAATGTTGTAAGATGCCTGCAAGcacatttaaaattttgattatcAGCTTCATACAAGAAAATTGTAATCAGCCatgtaaaatataaaattagtCCGAACACCGGTAGACCCTTctaaagaagaataaaatatgatgtgtctttttttgtttaaaattgaatgcAGAAATTATGTGAAAAGAACAAACTTTAACGGTAAGAATATACACGGTGAGATATGTATTAAGCTCTTCAACAGGTACACCGTAGTTACAGGTCAAGGAATGGAAGTGggacaaaaaaataatgaagcatgaaaacattaaagATAAACGCCCcccttcattttttattctacAACATAGTCATGAAAAGCCAGCAACTCTCCGAACGCTTTATGCCACTCGGCAGTCAAAATTTGGGGAAACTCCGTGTTGTCATATTCCCAAAATTTACCATGAGCAGCACGAAGATAGGGTAAGTCCTCTTCGGTGACCCAAACTCCATTATATGAAAAATCGAGCCTCGTCCAGGGAAACCAAccatatttattataagCAAGATTTAATAAACTTTGTTCCATCATTCTAGCATCGTCATACATATAAGGATAACGTGCTATCTTCTTAATCCTATGCATATGAAGACTACTGGGATGAACAAGCATCAGCCCGGCATTAAAAGTTTCAGATTCTTCTGGGGGCGTCGCATGTCCAGGGTTACGATCGTCACATGCGCCAAGAAGATATGGATAGAATTCTGAGCGAGGAGCACCATAGGCATCGAAATTGTCGCTAAACTGATAATCCTCTTCATCATCTGGCTTCTTAAAGATAGGAAAGCTAAACATATCGGGTTCTGCAGGAGATTCATAAACATAGGGAGTATCAAAAATGTCATCCATGTTTTTCAATACTAGGAGATCGCTATCCAGAATGCAGACCTTATCAAACTGTGTTTGCTCAAATACACTGAGTTTTGTGAACATGTATTGATAACGATAACTGCCCATGCCAATAGACAAACCACTTTCAATTAAGTCTTCAGTTTTAATTTGATCGACCATAATTATTTCGGCCCCATCAAGTCGCAATCGTTCAATTTTCCATTCATCAACCCCTTTCATAACAAGGACATGAACGGgatatttacttttcgTTTCAGGATGATGTTTCAGCTTGTATACTAGTACTCGAGTAGCATTGAAGTATACATCATGTTCTGAAGTAGGAAGGGTAAGTAAGCCCATAAATGTATacctttttaaatcatctACATTATCGTTATAATATGGGCCATGCTTATGAAGCCCAAATTCATAGGCTGCCGATGAAATTAGCGATCCAGGAAATGCGGGATCCCGATATATTTGGATCCCTAAAAGTAAACCCAAATTCAGCAAAAGAATTAGTGAAATCAAGACAAATTTTGAGCGAAGTAGAAGCCTGGTATGTAAGCGTAACCGCTTAAAGAAATTCATATTCtataaagcaaattttatcGCTTTCCGCAACTTCGTTTATAGCTATAAAATCCCCACcagaataataaaaaccCTAGGATTATAACTGACTATATCTCGTTAAGACTTGCTAGGtttaatacaataaatataatgtAGTTTGTATTATTGAGTTTGGTAGTGGCTGACTACAATTTAGGAGACTAAAGGTACGATGTAATGCGTACGAAGTATAGTTTTTCatgtaaaattttaagaTTATTTGAGTTTACAGTACTTGTTATTTGACATTAAaaggtttaaaaaatttatcaattacTTGCTATTGATATTTTCTATCCCATCTTCACTCTATCTAAAACCAAGCCTTCTttgatatatatatttaaaacaacttttaaatAGATTTGCTACctaaaacattttcaaatgtcTTATTGAAAtctaaaaatgaaaaacatgCTAAGGATACGTATGCTCACTAATTAgcaatttttatataaatcCGTTGGTTTTCCTTTggtcaaagaaaaagcatttaTAACATGTTTGcttacaattttaaaattgatgataGGACTAACACTTGATTCTTTACACTAAttaggaattttttaagaaggAGCAAAATTTCTTGAAACCATTGAACTTTCAGTGAGTTTTAAACATACGTGATCTAATTTGCATACAGAGAGGaagctatttttttgattatgGTTTACCTGTATCCAGAATCCCATCGATCGTGTATATGAATTTGAATAGTATAgtggttttaaaaaaggacGGAGGAAACacaaattattttagaATGACTGTAAAAATGAGATAGCCTTTCAACAGTACGTGTTGTCAGCAATacattaaatgaaaataactGCTTCTTAAAAGTCAAAAGCCgccttattttttacttgatCACGACATGAAAATTGCTTTCATCTGTTTAATATAAATCAGCATTACGTTGTTGGTCATGATACGTTTGCATTTCTTGAAACGCATCCCACCATAGCTTGGATGTGTCTTCATCATAACCTAGACTTCCTTCTGGTTGCCAATGTTTTCCATGAACTGCTTTTAGATATGGTAAGTCATTTTTTCTAGCCCAAAGTCCGTTAAAAGTCCAATCAAGTGACTCCCATGGAAAAGCACCTGCTGAATTGTATGCAAAATTTAGCAAACTTTGCTCCATCATGTTTGCATTATCATACAATTTTGGAAACCTTGCTAATGCCATTAACCTTTTATAATGTGCCTTCAATGGCTTAAAGACGAATAGACCAGCattaaaataatctttAAAAGGAGGAGGAGTTTCATGCCACATACCTGGATCGGACACAGCAGCGAAAACGTAGGGATAAAGATCGTCTCTTGTCAGCCCGTAAGCTGCAAACTCTTCTGTAAAGCGTCTCCAAAAAATGCTGCGCCTAGGCTTGTAGAATAGGGTGGGAGGAAACAGAACAGAATCCTTACTATAGGAGAGTTGGTGAACATCAAAAACTTTgtccatttttttaataggCAAAATATCACTATCAAGAAAACATATTCTATCATATTCGTACATTTCGAAAACTCTCAACTTGGTAAACATCATACTCCATCGGGAATCCAGTAGGGCAATGTCATTGACATCGTCAACCACTTCATGAGCATATAGTGGATCGACTACTTTAACAATAGCTCCGTCTTCCTGCAATTGATCAAGCTTCCACTGATCAATTCCCTTCATGGCTAGCACTACAACGGGATACTTGCTTTTCGTAGGTTTAAATTTGACAAGTCGGTGAACGAGAAGCCTAGTTGAATTATAATACCAATCCTGTTGCGTATTTTCTACTTCGTTTTCCCCATTAGCGGCGCGTACAGTAAGCATAGTTACAAATGCCATCTTAGAAGAGGGCGCCAACCCTGTCAGTGTGTAAACTGACCTTTGTATTTCTGGACTATGATTGTATAGCAAAACACATTGCCAACCTAATAAAATAATGCTCAAGGTAATCAGTAAACACAGTCCTAGTCGTTTGGGATGGCGAAAAGCACTAAAATATAAACGCATTTTAATGGCAATTGATTGccaaattataaaatgGTGGTGCTTTCGGAGAGAATTACTCTACATACTCCCTTAATGTTTGTTGGTGCATCATACACATTTTGCTTACTTTCAATACCAAAACAAACTCAACACcctgaaaaacaaataacaTAATTAAATCGACTTTATAACGTAAAAACAtcaaatgtttaaaaattaaacaagcTTACTATTTTAACTATAAGAAATGTTAAGATACATGACTCTgacttaaaattttctcttATTTAATAAGACGTTTAACCTAAACCAATTATAGTATAATACTAAATAGTTACCGACAAGCTAAGCTACTCAAACTATGTCGAAATGGGTGAATGACGAGATAAAGACAGTTGCTTCCACTGAGGGTTAACAGCCAGTGtgaaaaaaggataaaataACGGTGACTTGAAAAAAGGGCTATCGAACAACTGTTAGAAATTGTCCGGATTTTTTAGGTTATAACAATTGCTTAGGGAAGCAAATTAAGACGGGAAGCAATATCCACTTGAGTACGTAAGGTATTTGCGAGATAAACTACAACCAAAACATCTTGAAGAtgtgatgaaaaaattttttcaaaatcttgGCCTTCTACGCAAGGAATTAAACTAAAGCACTTCATCAAATATCTACCGACAGCAACATTAGCAGGCGAAGAACCATCAATTACGTTTTGCACATAATCGGAAACTCTTTCAATCATAGATAAAAGCTCCAAGGTTGATCTTCGAAGTTGCTGGAGATCTGTGAATAGGCTAGCAAGTCTAGATGGGTCATTCTTAGGAGCAGCTACAGCTTTCAAACCAGAACGGACTGCCTCGTCATCACGAATGGTAAAAGGGGTAGGGACGAATGCACAGCTGTCAGCAAGGCGCTCTGTAATACCTACTGGTGAAGAAACGTAAGTCTTGATGGCAAGGGGACTGCTAACATCTGTGTTGACAGTAAGGTGAACACAGGGATGAGGATACGTTCCTAGTGGAGCAGTTCCGGGTTCAGCAGGAGAAGcatataaattttgaatcaGTGCACTGAAAGCATCTAAATCAGGAGAAGTAGCATACCAACCAACGACAACTTCACGAGGGTTAGCCTTGAGGTGTAAATGGTACATCGCACGATGATATTCCATTTCAACTTCTACCTGCTCACTGCTCTCATTATGAGGAACTGCAAAACAACTTTTAATCTCAATTTCTCGGCCATCTTCAGAACGTGTTCCCAAAAGTGTACCGATAACACGTTGATTATTTTCACTTTTCCGGGTTGAATGGTCAAGGATAGAAAAAAGCACTGCTGGTTCAATGACAATGTTCAAAGGACTTGACCTGGAAGACGGTTTTGTGAGATGGAGTACGTGCTTAGTCCCCAAagccattttttaaaattttcacgTTGTTGGCTACTCTCAGGTAGGTAGATCTGGTATTGTTCCCCAAtcaataataattttactGTACTAGTTTACAGTCTCATAGAATTCGTTAAATTGAAGACACTATTTTTCGCCTAACTTCTAAGGTTTACCATTTAAGAAAGTGTATTTTCAGTTGCGTTGAataatctaaaaaatctCCTTAACAATGTCTCATTTGTACGTACAATAATGAGAAACtctttattcaaaattctATAACTATTTACATTTGTACATTCTCTGgttaaaaatcatttatatatatatacaatgttcaaaaaattcgGTTAGCAAAAAAGTGTAAACATAAAACCCAAAAAAGCagtttgctttttcttgaCTAATAATGAACAGTAATTTAACTCATATCAGCAAAAACAGAGCACTCACGAACATGAATACCATAGGAAGTAGGAACCTTCGTTTCTTCATAAGCACTTTCTAGCTGAGAACCTCCACTAGAAGAAGTAGTATCAAACATATCtggtttcaaaaacaatttgGTGAGACCAGGGTTATTAGAGGAATCAACCATGCGAATACGGAACTCGATAACTGGCTTTCTAATAGCAGCACTAGGACTAATCGCAAACTTGgctaaaattttaaatccaGACGAAGATATATTAATGTTCGAAAGATGTAGCTTAAGTTTACTAGTTTTCCTGCTAAATTCTCCGGCCGGAGAACTTTGACAGCTTTTTACAAGGACATTTTCCCCCAAGTAAACGATGATAACAAGTTTTTCAATATGAAGAGATGAGCCTAAGTTCCTCCACACAGGATTAGGCTTCACAAATGCAATCATACTACTACTGCTTTCATCATGCTTCCATTTCTGAACAACTGTCAATGGAATGCAACTAGCACCGTTAATACTATCAAGATGTAGATTAAAATCAGTGACTTTGATTGGTGAGAGAAGTAGCTCTGGTATTAAAGAAAGTGTGTTTTCTGAGGGTCCATATTTTACTGCATGGTCATTTAAATGAGTAAAAGACATAGGAAATTCAGACGCAACGCGAACACCCATTTCAGGAGGAGGGGTATTAAAATCCGAGGTATATTTCATGAATATATGACCGGAACAGGAAGGATGAAGAAGGCCATCTTCAGATAATTCACCAGAATACTTTTCGACGATTGAAGCAGAAAGCCCGGAAGAATTTGGGAACTCAGGGTGCCATGTTGCAGTCGAGTCTGGTCCCGATTGTAATGATAAAGTAGACAAATTGGGCAAGCTACCGAGGTTTGATTCCATATAGTCAGACGATGCTGTAGCATAACGATCCATTGTCCCAGCACGACGGGTCCTTCTTGATATAGTGGGATTCTTTCGTAAAGTATTTGCTACCCTTTCAATTGCAGCATTGCTATCCTCGTTTTCAGTAGGCGCAGGGGAAGCCACCGCTGATGTGGGAGACGTTGTTGTTGATCGTGATTGCATGTTGTTAAAGTTCCCACCAAAATCATTGCCATGCATCATGATAGGATTCGAATGTGATGCATTCTCTCTATCGATCGATGAAGGGGTATTTCTTGAGGCTTCAGAGTGCACAGAATTGGGTTTATTAAAGGGGGAAGCCTTGGAGGAAATCTTAGGCGTAACCGTTTCTGCTTGAACATTAGGCTGCACAGGTAGCGGAGCCTCCAAAAAGGATGAGCGAACATTGTTTGCACGAATAGTGGCATCGTTGTCCTCGCCCTCGTCGGAAGTTTCATTAAAGTTTTGATAAGACGAAGCGTTATTATTAGTAGAGGGATGATCCCGAATTTGTGAAGAATGATTGGAATCATAATGTCTTCGTTCGATTGAACTATCATCTATATTCGATGGGTGTTCTTCAGCAGACGAAATACTCGAAGCTTTGGAGttcttattaaaaaaagcagtTAATTTATTAGGGCGACCATTAGATTTATGCGAAGGCTTCTTATCCTTTTTAGGCATTATGGTTTTCCGACGAAACAACGTGGACATTTTGTTCTTCAATTTACCACCAGATTCATTTTCTCCATGACTCTTTTCCTCTTTAGATTTTCCATTGTTTATGTGAAAGCCCGATGACTTAGATGGTTTATTAGCAGATGCGGAAGACATAACTTTCGATGTGGAGTTCATGAATTGACGGATTTCACCTTCAATAGGTAGATCAGAATAAACTGCCAtagatttagaaaaaaattcttgcTGTTTAAGAGCCGTATCAGTTTCCAAACTTGCAATTGTCAGGTAAACTTGTTTCAATATAAGGAGGCGTTCCTCGTCAAcaatttgcaatttttcaaaCGCTAAAGGAGCATCGGAATCCCAGGTTGCACGAGAAGCAGTGAGATCATTCTGACTCTTAGTATCCGCATCACggccttttttttttaatcccTTCAGACCAGGTACAGAAGACGATGCCATCTCCTCTGCAACTGTTGATAACCGCTCTGCTAAACGTCTAAGCGTAGCCGTTTGTGGTGAAGAAGTATAATAATCTATCAAAGGTTTATAAACTTGCGAAGCTATTTGTCCAATGATTTGACTGTGATATCTTGAAATTTCAAGGGTTTCTCCCTCGAGCTGTTTCCAAGCATAATTAAAAGCAAACGatgaattgtttttttcttgcaTGTTCATTGCAAGCTTATGTAATTGATCTGAGTATTGCCGTTCAATATCCATTCGCTCACGAATCCACTGCGAAAGCATGTCGTTGTCTAGGCGAACTTGCTCTAGGCGCTGTCGAAAGATCGACATGCTGTCGTTTGGAGAGTAGTTTGACTATTTGTTAATAAGAAGGAAATAGCTAAAATAAAGCTTACCAAAAACGCATCTACATACTCCGTTTTCGTCAATGATTCCATGGCGTGGTGGTGGTTAGTGTAGGGGGAATGCGACTCGATACATGACACTTTATTCCAAAATTGCAAAACAAATTGTTTATGGAGGATGATTAGTATTGCTATTAGATGGCTGTTATGAAGAcataagaaaatatttttaataaggcaaaattttcatttctacATACATCAATATCGATGTTTCCGAAATAtgcataaataaattaatcgATTATTAACTAGTTAGCTGCTCAATACTATGGATTAGtctcaaaaatatttcaattgaaaagtGACCCAATATACCAACACATATTCGAACCGCTTAACgatttctcaaaaaacacaagtttttgaataaaaacatatagGTAGTGAAATCTATTGAAAcgttcaatttttttaagcctTCAACATACGCTAATTTCAAATCTGAGTTCTCACTACTATTATCGCACCTTTTTCTATTCTTTCGAAAACATACGTTTGAGCAGAGAAAAAGTCAGTAACAACTTCCAtagtataaaaaagaaggagatatgttcaaaaatcaacaaaaaatatgaataaTTGTTCGTAAACCCATATTGTTACCATAGATGAATTTTACTAACTAGTGCTTATAAACGAAAGTTTTCTTTCGCTACTTAAGGTAAGTAAGCAGAAAACATTGAGAATGGCTTTaattcaattaaatttaaaaatgaagagaGACCAAGATCAGAAATCCTAACACATGTTAGACTATTAAGGCACTTTATCTGAAGTGAAGTCTAATAAAATGTAAGCAACGAAAGTCAGTTGATTGATACCAACATTCCACTCGCATACAGTACGAATTCTCTAAATAACTCcagtttatttttattacgaCAATGAAACCATAATGCCATGGTTTAAGTGGTCAATATGTTAACCGTGTAACAATGAAAGTACATCGTAACGTGTTAGCATCAATAATCCGGTTTTTTCGgtttgtttataaatttacCGATGCGCTAAAATATCTAATTTGTAgtttaccaaaaaattttacgTGTGTTATTGTATATAACGCGCTGTAAAATAAGTAATGAAGCTTCACAGCTATGCACATTGTAACGCATTTCACCGGACTTTAGCAAATTACAGTCTaaggaaattttcttttcatacAGAACCAAATAGGTCTGTGGGCGGATTGCATGTGCCGGTTGTatacaaaagcaaaatagTACAATGAATATTGCACAGCCAGTCTCTTCGGAGATTAAAAGTGTGAAGTTTGGGATTTACGATGTTGACGATGTCGAAAAAATATCCGTCAAACAAATCGTAAATCCCGTTTTGCTTGACAATTTAAATCACCCTACTAACGGCGGATTATATGACCTTGCTTTGGGTCCatatctaaaaaattctgTTTGCGCTACATGTCATTTGGATGAAAGATACTGCCCTGGTCATTTTGGTCATATAGTACTTCCTATTCCTGCATATCACcctctatttttttctcaaatgTACAATTTATTACGTTCAACTTGCTTGTACTGCCATCATTTCAAGCTTTCAAAAGTCAAGGttcatcttttcttttgtagACTCAAGTTGCTTGATTATGGTCTTTTAAATGAGTCAGAGATGGTGGAGAATGTCAGTCTTACTGAGGCAATCATAAAGAATTCTAACGGCACTCCACTTGAAGATGGAAGTGACAGCGAGGACAGTGGTCTTGGACACGATGATATTGCTAAAGATGCTGCAACACTTATGCGCATTCGCGATGAATTCGTTGCTAAGTCTATTGCTGACTCACGCCAGAACGCTCATATCGATGCTCAGTTGACTACACTTCTTTTACACGAGAGGAAAAAAGTTGTGCGTGCCTTCTACCATGCCATTTCATCTCGCAAACAATGTGATAATTGCCAGTCTTTTTCCCCTAACTTTAGGAAAGAAGGCTTTGCTAAAATATTCGAGATTCCATTGAGTGGAAAAAATCTCCAATTTATGGAGCAAACCGGAAAAATTCGTTCTGACGTTCTTCGTGATACTAGTAAAAAGCATCATGAAGATGAGGGATATGATGGAGATTCTGATTCGAGTAATGAAAGTGAAGTAGAAGGAATAGATCTCTTTGAAGAAGATCCTAAtcctttgaaaaataaatcaaaatctCCAATTGCTCATGGAGCCAAATATATGACTTCTACTGAAGTCCGTAACCATCTTCGCCGtctttttgtaaaagaaaatgttgtCCTTTCTCGTCTTTATGCTCATAAACGCGGAAAACCTGCCTCTGCTGATATGTTTTTCCTCCAAAATATTGCTGTTCCTCCTACTCGCTTCCGTCCAGCTTCCAAAATGGGCGATGAAGTACATGAAAATATCCAAAATGAACTTCTGACCAGAATTTTACAATCCTCAATACAAATTGCTTCTCTCTCTAAAGACTCTACAGTTGAAGTAAATCCTGATGAGAAAGAAGGCTTGGAGCGTCGTTCTCGTGCTTTTGAACTGTTGATTAACGCTTTTGTTCAACTACAACACGATGTAAACAGCCTGATTGATAGTAATAGGAATCCTAGTTCTGGAGGACAGAGTAGAACAGTACCCCCGGGTATTAAgcaaattttggaaaagaaggagGGTCTTTTCCGTAAGCATATGATGGGTAAACGTGTGAATTATGCAGCTAGATCTGTCATTTCACCTGACCCGAACATTGAAACTAATGAAATCGGTGTTCCGCCAGTCTTTGCTACTAAACTCACATACCCAGAACCAGTAACTCTTTACAACTTTAACGAGATGAGAAATGCGGTTATTAATGGTCCCCATAAATGGCCTGGTGCTAGTCATATTCAAAACGAAGACGGCactttaatttctttaatgcCTTTAACAATTGAACAACGCACTGCTTTAGCCAACCAGCTTCTTACACCTCAAAGCAATTTAATATCTTCCCCATATTCTTATTCTCGCTTAATAAATACTAACAAAAAGGTTTATCGTCATGTCAGAAATGGAGACATGTTGATATTGAACCGTCAACCCACCCTTCATAAGCCTTCGATGATGGCTCATAAAGCTCGTATTCTTCCAGGTGAGAAGACGATTAGAATGCATTACGCAAATTGCAACTCTTACAATGCTGATTTCGATGGCGACGAAATGAACATGCATTTTCCACAAAGTACCAATGCGCGTTCTGAGGCTCAATTTATTGCAAACACAGACTCTCAATATTTGGTGCCTACCTCTGGTGATCCTTTGCGCGGTCTTATTCAAGACCATGTCGTAATGGGTGTTTGGCTTACCTGTAAAGATACATTTTATACTCGAGATGAATATCAGCAACTTCTATTTCAGGCTTTAAAGCCTGATGAAACCGGTATGTATGGGCGTATCAAAACTCTTCCTCCTGCCATACAACGTCCGGGTATATACTGGACaggtaaacaaataatatcTTCTGTTTTGCTCAACCTAAAACCCAGTGATCGTCCTGGTCTTAATCttaaaagcaaagcaaAGGTTCCAGGAAAATACTGGTCACCTGACTCAGAGGAGGGATCAGTATTATTTGATGATGGTGAACTTTTATGCGGTATTCTTGATAAGTCCTCTTTTGGTGCCTCGGCTTTTGGCTTAGTTCACTCAGTTCATGAATTGTACGGTCCTGACATCGCTGGTCGCTTGCTTTCTGTTTTAAGTCGTCTATTCACTGCGTATGCTCAAATGCGGGGCTTTACTTGCCGTATGGATGATTTGAGACTTGATGAGCAAGGTGATAATTGGAGAAGACAACTATTGGAAAACGGAAAATCCTTTGGACTTGAAGCTGCCAGTGAATATGTTGGCCTTTCAACAGATTCGCCAATTGCGCTTTTGAACGCTAACCTTGAGGAAGTTTACAGAGATGATGAGAAGTTACAAGGTTTAGATGCTGCTATGAAAGGTAAAATGAACGGGCTTACTTCCTCAATTATCAACAAATGTATCCCT
This region of Schizosaccharomyces pombe strain 972h- genome assembly, chromosome: II genomic DNA includes:
- the nuc1 gene encoding DNA-directed RNA polymerase I complex large subunit Nuc1 — translated: MNIAQPVSSEIKSVKFGIYDVDDVEKISVKQIVNPVLLDNLNHPTNGGLYDLALGPYLKNSVCATCHLDERYCPGHFGHIVLPIPAYHPLFFSQMYNLLRSTCLYCHHFKLSKVKVHLFFCRLKLLDYGLLNESEMVENVSLTEAIIKNSNGTPLEDGSDSEDSGLGHDDIAKDAATLMRIRDEFVAKSIADSRQNAHIDAQLTTLLLHERKKVVRAFYHAISSRKQCDNCQSFSPNFRKEGFAKIFEIPLSGKNLQFMEQTGKIRSDVLRDTSKKHHEDEGYDGDSDSSNESEVEGIDLFEEDPNPLKNKSKSPIAHGAKYMTSTEVRNHLRRLFVKENVVLSRLYAHKRGKPASADMFFLQNIAVPPTRFRPASKMGDEVHENIQNELLTRILQSSIQIASLSKDSTVEVNPDEKEGLERRSRAFELLINAFVQLQHDVNSLIDSNRNPSSGGQSRTVPPGIKQILEKKEGLFRKHMMGKRVNYAARSVISPDPNIETNEIGVPPVFATKLTYPEPVTLYNFNEMRNAVINGPHKWPGASHIQNEDGTLISLMPLTIEQRTALANQLLTPQSNLISSPYSYSRLINTNKKVYRHVRNGDMLILNRQPTLHKPSMMAHKARILPGEKTIRMHYANCNSYNADFDGDEMNMHFPQSTNARSEAQFIANTDSQYLVPTSGDPLRGLIQDHVVMGVWLTCKDTFYTRDEYQQLLFQALKPDETGMYGRIKTLPPAIQRPGIYWTGKQIISSVLLNLKPSDRPGLNLKSKAKVPGKYWSPDSEEGSVLFDDGELLCGILDKSSFGASAFGLVHSVHELYGPDIAGRLLSVLSRLFTAYAQMRGFTCRMDDLRLDEQGDNWRRQLLENGKSFGLEAASEYVGLSTDSPIALLNANLEEVYRDDEKLQGLDAAMKGKMNGLTSSIINKCIPDGLLTKFPYNHMQTMTVSGAKGSNVNVSQISCLLGQQELEGRRVPLMVSGKSLPSFVPYETSAKSGGFIASRFLTGIAPQEYYFHCMAGREGLIDTAVKTSRSGYLQRCLMKHLEGLCVQYDHTVRDSDGSIVQFHYGEDSLDVTKQKHLTQFEFSAKNYKSLIQKYKVKSVLSAVDSETASSYAKKALKKPYKYDPVLDKYPPSRYLGSVSEKFQRAVDEYTQKNPDKLIASKKESKLDDSLLNESKFKALMQLRYQQSLVDPGESVGVLASQSIGEPSTQMTLNTFHFAGFGAKNVTLGIPRLREIIMTASANIQTPTMTLRLNDGVSDKRASAFCKEVNKLVLSEVVRQVRVTEKISGQGSDEQSKTYAIRLDLYSRDEYQDEYGVLQEEIESTFSNRFLKILNRIIKSYLAKSKQRKSGGKDDTVPEVGQALKPLEDIDEAPIEGRAQEALEDEDNDATNEKMVSRSKQHASYEGPDEADKVALRQLKGSNKVEDVNMDEEEDEGFKSDESVSDFKERKLLEKQNTVSISERRELQLKTAKEILSNCKHLDFDYVNGEWATVELVFPINTEKLLMVSLVEKACSETVIHEIPGITRCFSKPPDSALDTVPKVITEGVNLKAIWEFYNEISMNDIYTNDIAAILRIYGVEAARNAIVHEVSSVFGVYGIAVDPRHLSLIADYMTFEGGYKAFNRMGIEYNTSPFAKMSFETTCHFLTEAALRGDVDDLSNPSSRLVVGRVGNFGTGSFDIFTPVVDSPAN